A section of the Telopea speciosissima isolate NSW1024214 ecotype Mountain lineage chromosome 3, Tspe_v1, whole genome shotgun sequence genome encodes:
- the LOC122656347 gene encoding WRKY transcription factor 72A-like, translated as MVKEEGRRVKKSSVDGESSGETGKIPAVVERASMDSTSKALSAIKTDQVDLLESARAEMGKVKEENEILKLTLSQIMKEYQSLQMHLTNMVQQEETKKSTDTVPTNQEMEEPDFSLSLGRNSSEPKKDEKNNNSISKDKEDEELKEGLALRLDCKFEGSSNPSPETSFEEPKEEEAGETWPPSKILKTVRSGEDEASQLNNVKKARVSVRARCDTPTMNDGCQWRKYGQKIAKGNPCPRAYYRCTVAPACPVRKQVQRCAEDMSILITTYEGSHNHPLPISATAMASTTSAAASMLMSGSSNSGSALGPSATNTTSADLHGLNFNFTDNTRSRQFYLPNSSISSSPSYPTITLDLTAPPSSSSTSSSSSQFNRLNSGFHTTTPRYSTNFNFSSSESNALPTSWSNGYQSYGNQTYNRSQIGSLTLGRQPQEHFYQPYMQKNNSIAPPPPLAPQQSLSETIVAATKAITSDPSFRSVLEAAITSIVNKGSNGENFNQNLTAVPPFSSTANGNGCATSYLSTRSSSNAQQGSLMFLPPPLPFSTSSKSPSSSPADNRDHIN; from the exons ATGGttaaggaagaaggaagaagagtgaAGAAATCTAGTGTTGATGGTGAAAGCTCAGGAGAAACTGGAAAG ATACCAGCAGTGGTTGAAAGAGCATCTATGGACAGCACTTCAAAAGCATTATCTGCTATAAAAACAGATCAG GTGGATCTGCTTGAATCTGCCAGGGCTGAAATGGGGaaagtgaaagaagaaaatgaaatattgAAGTTAACTTTATCACAAATTATGAAAGAATACCAATCCCTACAGATGCATCTCACAAACATGGTTCAACAAGAAGAAACCAAGAAATCTACAGATACAGTTCCTACCAATCAAGAAATGGAAGAACCAGATTTTTCACTTAGCCTTGGAAGAAATTCGAGTGAGCCCAAGAAGGATGAAAAGAATAACAACTCCATCAGCAAAGATAAAGAGGATGaagaattaaaagaaggttTGGCACTTCGGTTGGACTGCAAATTTGAAGGGTCTTCGAACCCTAGCCCTGAAACTAGCTTTGAAGAacctaaagaagaagaagctggtGAAACATGGCCACCTAGTAAAATTCTCAAGACTGTGAGAAGTGGAGAAGATGAAGCTTCACAACTGAACAATGTGAAGAAAGCAAGAGTTTCTGTTAGAGCAAGATGTGATACCCCCACG ATGAACGATGGTTGCCAGTGGAGGAAATATGGACAGAAAATTGCGAAAGGCAATCCATGCCCTAGAGCATACTATCGATGCACAGTTGCACCTGCATGCCCAGTAAGAAAGCAG GTGCAAAGATGTGCAGAGGACATGTCTATCTTGATCACCACCTATGAAGGATCCCACAACCACCCTCTACCAATTTCAGCCACAGCCATGGCTTCCACTACATCTGCAGCTGCTTCCATGCTCATGTCTGGCTCATCAAACTCTGGATCAGCACTTGGGCCATCAGCTACCAACACTACCTCTGCTGATCTCCATGGACTAAACTTCAACTTCACAGATAACACAAGATCAAGGCAATTCTACCTACCAAACTCCTCAATTTCATCTTCACCCTCATACCCAACCATCACTCTCGACCTTACTGCACCGCCTTCGTCGTCGtcaacctcctcctcctcatcccaATTCAACAGGCTAAATTCAGGTTTCCataccactaccccaagatattcaacaaatttcaatttttcttcCTCTGAATCCAATGCCCTACCAACATCTTGGAGCAATgggtatcaaagctatggaaaTCAAACCTACAACAGAAGCCAAATTGGGTCTTTAACTCTTGGAAGACAACCTCAAGAACATTTCTACCAACCTTACATGCAAAAGAACAATTCAAtagctcctcctcctcctcttgctcCACAACAATCTTTATCTGAAACCATTGTGGCTGCAACCAAGGCCATTACATCAGATCCAAGCTTCAGATCAGTACTAGAAGCCGCAATCACGTCGATCGTAAACAAAGGTAGTAATGGTGAGAATTTCAATCAGAACTTAACTGCCGTTCCTCCCTTCTCATCAACTGCAAATGGGAATGGTTGTGCAACTAGCTACTTGAGTACTAGATCATCTTCTAATGCTCAACAAGGAAGTTTGATGTTTCTTCCACCTCCATTGCCATTTTCTACCTCATCTAAgagtccttcttcttctccagctgATAATAGAGATCACATCAACTGA
- the LOC122657040 gene encoding SNF1-related protein kinase regulatory subunit gamma-1-like: MAQVQEEKGSSKLANCDDYFETIQSRKKLPYSLQESLTAAFARIPVSSFPEVPGGKVVEIPADTSIGDAVKILSECNILSAPVTNPDAEGSLDWRNCYLGIVDYSAIILWVLETAELAAVALSTGSATATGVGAGAVGALGAVALGATGPAAVAGLTVAAVGAAVAGGIAADKGMGKDASTAADALGEDFYKVLLQEEPFKSTKVRSILKSFRWAPFLPVATHSSMLSVLLLLSKYRMRNVPVIETGKPYMKNFITQSAVIHGLKECKGRDWFDCISGRPISDFGLPFMSYNEVITVESDELILEAFKRMKDNQVGGLPVIEGPQRKIVGNVSIRDIRHLLLKPGLFSNFRQLTAKDFINTLTSTQESGNVVTPITCKPDALLGNVIEILASKAVHRVYVVAAEDDAVVGVITLRDVISCFIFEPPSYFEDYFGFSAKEMLNQ, encoded by the exons ATGGCACAAGtacaagaagaaaagggaagttCGAAACTTGCAAATTGCgatgattattttgagacaATCCAGTCCAGGAAGAAATTGCCCTATTCGTTACAGGAGTCTCTAACCGCTGCATTTGCAAGGATTCCTGTTTCATCCTTCCCAGAGGTTCCAGGGGGTAAAG TGGTCGAAATTCCGGCTGATACTTCCATTGGTGATGCTGTCAAGATTTTATCTGAATGCAACATTTTGTCTGCTCCTGTGACAAACCCAGATGCTGAGGGTAGTCTTGATTGGAGGAATTGTTATTTAGGAATTGTAGACTATTCTGCAATCATTCTCTGGGTTTTAGAGACCGCAGAACTCGCGGCAGTtgctttatcaacaggttctgCAACTGCCACTGGTGTAGGTGCTGGTGCTGTTGGAGCTCTTGGAGCAGTGGCCTTGGGTGCAACTGGTCCTGCGGCTGTTGCAGGGCTCACTGTTGCTGCTGTTGGGGCTGCAGTGGCTGGTGGTATTGCTGCTGATAAGGGGATGGGAAAGGATGCTTCCACTGCTGCTGATGCTCTGGGAGAGGACTTTTACAAAGTTTTACTTCAAGAAGAACCCTTTAAATCAACAAAA GTGAGATCAATACTCAAATCCTTCCGTTGGGCTCCTTTTCTTCCTGTTGCAACTCATAGTTCCATGTTGAGCGTGTTATTGCTGCTTTCAAAATACAGAATGAGGAATGTACCTGTAATTGAAACTGGCAAGCCGTATATGAAGAATTTCATTACTCAATCAGCAGTTATACATGGCCTTAAAGAGTGCAAGGGAAGAGATTGGTTTGATTGCATTTCTGGACGTCCAATCTCTGATTTTGGACTTCCTTTCATGTCTTATAATGAG GTTATTACCGTCGAGAGTGATGAGCTGATTCTGGAAGCTTTTAAGCGCATGAAAGACAACCAAGTTGGTGGACTTCCTGTCATTGAGGGCCCTCAAAGGAAGATCGTGGGGAATGTTAGCATTAGAGACATCAGGCACCTATTGCTCAAACCTGGACTTTTCTCCAATTTCAG GCAACTCACTGCAAAGGACTTCATTAACACCCTCACTTCAACACAAGAATCTGGGAATGTTGTCACACCAATAACATGCAAGCCTGATGCTCTCCTCGGTAATGTGATTGAAATTCTTGCTTCCAAAGCAGTTCACAGGGTTTATGTGGTGGCTGCCGAGGACGATGCAGTTGTCGGTGTCATTACTCTCAGGGACGTGATTTCTTGCTTCATCTTTGAACCTCCTAGCTATTTTGAGGATTACTTTGGGTTTTCTGCCAAAGAAATGCTGAACCAGTAA